CGGCGGCAAGAGGGCCGACCTCCGTCATCCCGCTCAAGGGAATCGTGATGGCTTCCCCCCACCTGCTCCAGGCCTGCTCCAGAGCACGGATAAACACGCCGCTGTCCTGCCTCTCCCCGCTGTCCTGGCAGGAGTTCAGCTCTGAATACACAGCGACACCGCTCTCCCGCAGCCAACCATAACCGTTCAGCTCCGCCAGCTCGGCCACGGACGCACTGCCGTTCAGCCAGGACAGCATGAGCCGGTTCAGGTAGGCGGAAGAAGCGAGCTTAAGCCGGTGCTGCATCTCTTCCTCTTCACGGCGCTGCCTCTGTTCCGCTGTCAGCAGAAGGTCGATCCGCCTTAAGACCTCTGCTATTTTCTCAATCTCCACCGGCTTCAGCAGGTAATCATAAGCGCCATGGCGAACCGCCTTCTGCGCATACTCGAATAGATTGTAAGCGGATACCATGACAACCCTGGTTTTAATATCCTCTAGCTTAAGCCGTTCCAGAAATTCAAGCCCGTCCATGCCAGGCATGCGGATATCCGTCAATATGGCATCCGGGTGGTGAGCCTTCACCGCTTCCATGGCCGACAAGCCATCCTTCGCCACTTCCACCTGATCCTCCGGCCGAAGGCGCCCGATCAGATTAACCATCCCTCTAAGATGCCTGGGCTCATCATCTACGATCAATATTCTCACTATGCTCAGCCTCCCCGGCAATGGTTTGCAGTTCATAACAGCCGCAGTGTTGCCCTTATTATAGAAGCCATTCCGGTTCATTCCTAGTGGATTCATATTGGAAAGGTGGATTTGAATTAGATGCTCCGCCAGCCTGCCAACTAATTCCGCACTGTATCCGCATAAGCCCATATCAACCCGTACCTACAATAAAAAGGACTCCCATTCAGCCATCTAATGACTGCCGGAGCCCTTTCCCTATTTTCTATTTCTATGTTTCTCTGCTCCTTATTCCCGACCTATTCCCCTTACTCCGACCCTTCCCCGGCATTCCCGCTCACATCCGGGGCATTATTACCGCCTGCGGCAGGCGCGGGGCTTTCCCCGCTGCCCGCATGTCCGTCTGATCCGCTGGAGTTGGAGCTGCTGTTACCGCCTGCTGGTGTACTGTCCACGCCGGGGCTGCTCTTCTCGGTACTCAGCGAAGGGGCCGGAATGGCGATGCCCGGCGCACTACTGCCGTTCTCGCCGACGGGCTTGCCCTGATTGTCATAGTAGTACATCGGAACGTCACCGACTACCATCAGGTAGGAGACGGGGATCTCTGTATCCACCACCTGCGGCTCCATATCAAATGGAATGACAACGGCTACCTCGGTAACAATATGAATGAAGACTTCAACGAGAATCATATTGATTCCCGCATTCTGCTGCCGTGTGTTCAGCTCGACCTTCACTGCCCCCTGAGGCTCCACCTTGATCGGAATATCCGGCCCATAGGAGGCAATCAGCGGACTGCCGAGCGCCTGCCCGAGCGGAATATATTCCGTCCGGTTATGCAGCTCCTGGAGCGTGGACTGGATGACTTCGGCGGCCTGCGAGGTAATCCGCATATGCTCCTTGTAGTTGAGCATGAAGCCGGAGATTTTGCCGTTCTTGTCCGTCTTCCAGTCAATCAGCGCCTCGGCATTCCCGCCGTCCGCCACCTGGGACGTAATCGCCTTGTTAATCGATTCCGTGGCGATCTGCTTCACCCGGATCTGTGCCAGATGGAGAATCGGCGGCTTCAGATGCTGCTCCACATAACGCAGCCCCTGCAGCACCGCCATAAGCAGCAGCAGGCTCAGAACGATCCAGAATCTGCCCCTTCTGCGCGGCTTCTGCCCCTTGCCCCGGGCAGCTTCCTGCCGCTGCCCGTCCCTGCTGCCGAACAGGCGGAAGCCACCGCCACCGCGCCCGGCCTTACGCCAGGCCCGCTGGCCCGGAGCGCCCGCTGCCCTCCCGGACGGCTTCACTGTCCCGTAATCCGCTACATCCCCGTCCAGCCGGACGCCGGACCTGGAGGGCTTCGCCACGAAGCCCCCGCTCCGCCCCCAGCTCCGGCCAGGCAGACCCGCGCCGGGTCTTGACGGCTTCGCTTCGAACCTTGCTCCCGGACCCGCGCCCGGCGGCCGGATTCCCGCTCTGGACGGTTTGGCCTTGAAGGCCTGGCGGCGCCCGACCGGCCCCCTCAGGCCGCTTCCGCTGAAGTCCGGCAGACGCAGACGCCCGAAGAGCGGTACGCCTGCGCCTCGTTTCCCCCATTTTCTGATTCTGCCCATGCCCTGCAGTCCCTCCCGACATTCCTGCGGTCAAGCCGCTCCCTGTACTAATAGGCTATTCGGCGCACACGCAAAATAACCCCACAAAAGTGGGGTTAGCCTGGAAGTGAAGAACCTAATGCCCCGCCCGCTTGCGCTTATCCTCCTGAAGATGCCCCCAATGCAGCCGGACAAAGATAGCAAGCAGAATCAGCATAAATACGCCGTACCACAACAGAAAACCGTTCCAGTCCTCACGCGGGACAATGAGCGAGGAGCTGAGCGTACCGAACAGCCAGATAAAAGACAGATTGCCGAGCACCGTCCCCCAGACAAAAGCTGCCGGCTTCATCGGAGACACGGCTGACATCAGATTGATGATATTGCTGGGCACAATCGGAATCGTACGCAGCAGCACCAGCGTCCAGATGCCGTAGCGATCCAGATAGGTCTGCCATTTCTCATACTTCTTGAGCTTGTAGCCCCATTTGCGGTCGAACCAGTCGAAGAGATAGCGCCGGAAGAGAAAATAAACGACTACCGCGCCCAGGTTGCAGGCCAGCCAGCTGACAGCCATCCCGCCGATCACTTCGAATACAGAGACATGGAGCACAATCAGAATCGCCAGGGGGAAAAATCCGAACAAGCTTTGCAGCACGGCGAGCGGAAGTGTAGCGAATACAATGGACGGTCCGCTAAGTCCAAGACTCTGCAGCAGCCAGTCAATCCAGGCATTAATCATCTCGGTCATGGAGCGCTCTTCCTTTCCTGACTCCTTGCAGCATGTAAAGGAACCGCTCATTAACGTTGAAGAAAAACACCCCTCGCGGGGTGTTTATTGACAATAAATTGATATATTCTACTTGAAGAGCCGCTTAAAACAGGAATAGGAAAAGGACAGTGGTTAGCGGTACAAGTTACAGAATTGTTGCTTATTTTCTCTCATCATAGCACACATCGGTTCCCGCCGCCAGATCACTGAACCTCCAGATTTCACTTAAGCAGAAACGCCGGCCATCCACTCATTAACCTTCGCTTCATTGCTCTCTACCCAGTCCTTGGCCGCTTCTTCAGGCGATTGTCCGCCTTGAATCTTGACCATAACCTGCTCCATATCCTCTGCGGTCCACTTGAATTGGCTCAGGAACTTGTGTACATCAGGCATATCTTCCTTCAGGCCTTTGCGGACCATGGTATGAATCTGCTCGGCACCGCCGTAGACATTCTTCGGATCGTCCAGGTACTTGAGGTCCATGTTGGCGAACATCCAGTGCGGAGTCCAGCCGGTGACTACAATCGGTTCATTCTTGTCAAAAGCCTTCTGCAGCTCCTGCGCCATCGCCGCCGACGAGCTTTCCAGCAGCGTATAATCGCTCAAGCCGTAGGCTTCGAGCGCTTTTTCCGTAGCCGTCATAATTCCGGCTCCCGGCTCAATTCCGATAATCCGCTTATCCAGCGTTGCCGCAACCTCCGCATTGTTCAGATCCTCAATGGAGTTAATCTCCATATAAGCGGGAACGGCAAGCCCGGTCTTCGTTCCATCCAGATTCACACCGGCATCCTCAATGTCCTTGCCGTATTTCTCCACATAAGAGGCATGGGTGCTTGGCAGCCAGGCGGCTACCATCGCGTCTGCGCTTCCGTCAGCAATCCCTGCCCACATCGGTCCGGCATCGACCTGCAGCATCTCCACCTTCATGCCGAGCTTCGTCTCCAGCACTTCCTTGACTACGTTTGTACTGGCGATCTCGGAATCCCAGGCCACATAAGCCAGCTTCACCGTACTATTATTATTGGACGAACAACCAGCTACCAGGACTACTGCCATGAGCAGCATCAGCAAAATTAGCGGTCTACGCTTTATCGATTGATTTCTTTTCATATTATTATACACTCCTATCCTTGTGGTTTGGATTTGAACAGCTTCTGGGTCAGACGGTCCAGCAGTATGGCAATAATAACAATGGCGATCCCCGCCTCGAAGCCCGCGCCGGTCTTGGCCTGCGATACCGCACGGTATACATAGGCTCCGACCCCCTGGGCTCCGATCATGGACGAGATAACGACCATAGACAGTGACAGCATGATCGTCTGATTAATACCGGCCATAATGGTCGGCAGTGCGATCGGCAGCTGCAGCTTGAACAGCTTCTGGCTTGCGGTTGAACCGAAGGCATCCGCAGCTTCCACAAGCTCCGGCGACACCTGACGAATACCCAGGTTAGTTAAGCGGATCGTTGGCGGAATCGCAAATATAATAGAAGCAATGACGCCGGGAACAACCCCCAGCGAGAAGAAGGAGACGGCCGGAAGCAGATAGACGAACGCCGGCATCGTCTGCATGAAGTCTAAGATAGGGGTGGCGATATTCTGGAAGGTCCGGCTCTGCGCACAGAATACTCCCAGCGGAACCCCGATAACTACAGCCAATAAGGAAGCTGTCAGCACAAGGGCCAGCGACTGCATCGACGGGCCCCATAACCCCAGATTATCTATCAGCAAAAGCCCGAGCACCGCAAACAGCGCCATCCGCCATTTGCCAATCCAGTAGGCCAGAGCAGCGATAAGAAGGGTCAACACAATGGCTGGCAGGAAATTCAGCGCCGCATCAATCCCGCTCACCATTCCCCCGATTACAGCATGAATGAAATCAAATATAGGGCCGAAGTAGGTCGTGAGCCAATCTTCGATCCATTCTACGCCCTTTCCGAGCGGTATCTTGGGTATATTCATGAACCTAATCCTCCTTCAGGAACCGCGTTACCGGCCAGAGCAGACAGCACAGCCCCTTTGATAACAATGCCCTTCAGCTTCTCGCCTTCCCCTACTACAGCAACGGGCAGATGTGTCTCCGACATCAGCTCGAACAGATCATTCAACAGGGTATCCGGCTGAACACGTGGAATATCACGCAGCATCACATCGAGTATGCTGCGGTTCTCCTTCAACGCCTGTGAGGCATTATCCGCAGTCAGCAGACCTTGCAGCCGCATCTCGTTATCCGCCACATACAGGCTGGATACGCCGCTGTCCCGCATAAGCTGCAGGGCAACCCGGGGTCCGCGTTCCGGGCGGATCATCTCCGGCTTGCGCATCACATGAGAAGCGGTCAGGACTTTGGACAGATCCACATCCTCCACGAAGCGCTCCACATATTTGTTCGCAGGCTGGATAAGAATTTCTTCCGGCGATCCGATCTGGACAATGACCCCGTCCTTCATCAGGGCAATACGGTCCCCGATCCGCAGCGCCTCATCCAGATCATGCGTGATGAATACAATCGTCTTCTTCACTCTGGACTGCAGCTCCAGCAGCTCCTGCTGCATATCCTTGCGGATCAGCGGATCAAGCGCACTGAACGCTTCATCCATCAGCAGGATGTCAGGATCATTGGCCAGACCGCGCGCCAGGCCGACACGCTGCTGCATGCCCCCGCTAAGCTGATCCGGACGGTGATTCTCCCAGCCTTTTAGACCCACTAGCTCAAGAGCCTCCATTGCAAGTCGGGTTCTCTTACTTTTCTCCACCCCTTGAACTTCCAGTCCGTATTCTGCGTTGGCCAGCACACTGCGGTGCGGGAACAGCGCGAACTTTTGAAAGACCATGCCGATATTCTTGCGCCGGAATTCTCTTAGCTGCTCCGGGCTCATCTTGACAACATCCTTGCCCTTGAACAGCACCTGGCCCCCGGTGGGCTCAATCAGCCGGTTCAATAGACGGACGAGCGTGGATTTACCGCTGCCCGACAAGCCCATAATGACGAATATTTCTCCTTCTTCAATGCTGAATTCGGCTTTGTTCACTCCGACCGTCAGCTTGGCTTCCTTGGCGATTCTTTCTTTGGACCAGCCTTGTTCCATTAATGGAAGCGCCCGTGCTGCATCATGACCGAATACTTTGGTTAACTGTTTCACCTCTATAATTGCCATGGTGACCTCCTTCTCCCCTTATACTTTCGGGTTAATGCTACTGACCTAGTGTAACGGACTTACGAAAAGAGAAGCAAAGCGCATATTCGGTTAAAATTTAGCGTACAGTTTTAACTTTACAAACTTTACGTATAGAATACTCTGTTTAACGCCATATTCCGTTACTGATGAATTCTTTACTTCTTGCCAAGGATTTGATTACAATACACTGGAGAGGTTTCTAGCCTGTCAGCCTATTCCTCAGGAGGGACATCATGAACGATTTAGAGGGGCTTCTGCCCGAGCAAATAGAGAAAATCAGCAAGGCCCGTGAACGAGTGATCGATTCTATCGGCAAAAACATGGATTTATACGGCATCACCTTGTCCATCGGGCATTTATACGGTTACATGTACTTCAAGGAGGGCCCGGTCACACTGGATGAACTAAGCAGTAACATGGGCATGAGCAAGACCTCAATGAGTACTGGAGTGCGTACACTGCTGGATTTGAAGATGATCGACAAAGT
This genomic interval from Paenibacillus sp. FSL H8-0332 contains the following:
- a CDS encoding glycine betaine/L-proline ABC transporter ATP-binding protein, with the translated sequence MAIIEVKQLTKVFGHDAARALPLMEQGWSKERIAKEAKLTVGVNKAEFSIEEGEIFVIMGLSGSGKSTLVRLLNRLIEPTGGQVLFKGKDVVKMSPEQLREFRRKNIGMVFQKFALFPHRSVLANAEYGLEVQGVEKSKRTRLAMEALELVGLKGWENHRPDQLSGGMQQRVGLARGLANDPDILLMDEAFSALDPLIRKDMQQELLELQSRVKKTIVFITHDLDEALRIGDRIALMKDGVIVQIGSPEEILIQPANKYVERFVEDVDLSKVLTASHVMRKPEMIRPERGPRVALQLMRDSGVSSLYVADNEMRLQGLLTADNASQALKENRSILDVMLRDIPRVQPDTLLNDLFELMSETHLPVAVVGEGEKLKGIVIKGAVLSALAGNAVPEGGLGS
- a CDS encoding glycine betaine ABC transporter substrate-binding protein, with product MKRNQSIKRRPLILLMLLMAVVLVAGCSSNNNSTVKLAYVAWDSEIASTNVVKEVLETKLGMKVEMLQVDAGPMWAGIADGSADAMVAAWLPSTHASYVEKYGKDIEDAGVNLDGTKTGLAVPAYMEINSIEDLNNAEVAATLDKRIIGIEPGAGIMTATEKALEAYGLSDYTLLESSSAAMAQELQKAFDKNEPIVVTGWTPHWMFANMDLKYLDDPKNVYGGAEQIHTMVRKGLKEDMPDVHKFLSQFKWTAEDMEQVMVKIQGGQSPEEAAKDWVESNEAKVNEWMAGVSA
- a CDS encoding VTT domain-containing protein; the encoded protein is MTEMINAWIDWLLQSLGLSGPSIVFATLPLAVLQSLFGFFPLAILIVLHVSVFEVIGGMAVSWLACNLGAVVVYFLFRRYLFDWFDRKWGYKLKKYEKWQTYLDRYGIWTLVLLRTIPIVPSNIINLMSAVSPMKPAAFVWGTVLGNLSFIWLFGTLSSSLIVPREDWNGFLLWYGVFMLILLAIFVRLHWGHLQEDKRKRAGH
- a CDS encoding proline/glycine betaine ABC transporter permease, yielding MNIPKIPLGKGVEWIEDWLTTYFGPIFDFIHAVIGGMVSGIDAALNFLPAIVLTLLIAALAYWIGKWRMALFAVLGLLLIDNLGLWGPSMQSLALVLTASLLAVVIGVPLGVFCAQSRTFQNIATPILDFMQTMPAFVYLLPAVSFFSLGVVPGVIASIIFAIPPTIRLTNLGIRQVSPELVEAADAFGSTASQKLFKLQLPIALPTIMAGINQTIMLSLSMVVISSMIGAQGVGAYVYRAVSQAKTGAGFEAGIAIVIIAILLDRLTQKLFKSKPQG
- the yunB gene encoding sporulation protein YunB; the encoded protein is MVLSLLLLMAVLQGLRYVEQHLKPPILHLAQIRVKQIATESINKAITSQVADGGNAEALIDWKTDKNGKISGFMLNYKEHMRITSQAAEVIQSTLQELHNRTEYIPLGQALGSPLIASYGPDIPIKVEPQGAVKVELNTRQQNAGINMILVEVFIHIVTEVAVVIPFDMEPQVVDTEIPVSYLMVVGDVPMYYYDNQGKPVGENGSSAPGIAIPAPSLSTEKSSPGVDSTPAGGNSSSNSSGSDGHAGSGESPAPAAGGNNAPDVSGNAGEGSE